The DNA segment GTATGTATTCAGAATTCGATGCCGCATTAAAGAATTTGAAACAGATGATTGATGAAATGATGCTAGAATATGAATCCGTTACAATACCGATTGGTGGAACATGTCAATATTGTAGAAGTGAAGAATTCACGGCCAAAAGCATTATTGAATCGGATTCTAAAAAAATTAATTCTTTACCAACAATACTTTTTGATGAAAAACAAAAATCGATTTCATTCTAAAATCTCTTAAGCATTACGACAACACAACATGTTCTGCGACTAGCTCTGATCAGCGTCTGTTTTCCCTCACAAAAGAGGGGCATTCTATTTTTACTGATTATCAATGAATTCATATTCAGTTAGTCTGAATCTGTTAAGACCAGATCCATTATTGGGATATTAGTTGTGACTCAGGTTTTGCCCTCTTCTGCCATTCTGATTTTGGAATCCAGTTCGTTGATTCCCCCCATAAAACCAAACCCAAAAGATACTAGTTTTACGCCAGATTCCTGACATGCCTTTTCCAAACATTGCTCATAGAGGCGCCGGGCACCTGCCTTAAAGTATACTATGACGTCATAATCTTTGATCACTTCCTTCAGATAGGGTATTAATTCTTGGGCTCTTTTTTCATCCATGATTCTGTTGTATGGTGCGATTATCTTTTCTGCCGGAATTAGTCCATACTCCGCACTGAGGATGAACATGTCATGGCTTCCCTTTCTGTTGTATATCGCCCTAATTCTAGGTGAATTGTAAAGCTGCCATGCAGGCAGAGGAATGTCCGCCTTTTTGTTTCCACATGCAGTCACTACTGAAATTTTCATTGTTGTTCAGGATATTCAGTGACGATTGTTGTCGTATTGTTTTGCTGCAGAAATATCTTGGATGATGCATTCTCTGTTACGCAGTAGTTCCGAAGTCTGCACTGGTGGCGAACAGGGCAGGTGCTTCCATTCTTGTAATTTGAGCACCCGTATCTGCTTAGGTTCCAGAGTGGCTCGTCAAGCTGAAGCGGGTAGAAACCTGTTCCTTCACATGCCTCAATCCATGCTTTTTTTGTTTTATCAGCAAGTTCTCCAAAGGTTCCGCTAAACTCTCCGGCCAAGCATCCGGTCGTGATGGTTGCCCTTGCCGTATGGATGTCAACCGGAATTGGCACCTCGTTCAGATTCCTGAATTCCACTTTTGCAAAATCATGAAGCATCCGTATCCATAGTGACAGGATTTTCGAGGTTCCTGTGGAGCCGGCCAGATATGGAAAGTCTTTTCCATACTGGGATCTCATGGAATTGAAAATTTGCAAGGCGTCATAGTTGAATTTCTGAAACAGATTTCTGGGATCTCCGTCAAACAGGTTATTAAAAGAAAGGGCAACTTTTCTCCAAGTGGTAGGATCTTTTGTGTGCTTTTTACTTAGCTTGTGCTT comes from the Candidatus Nitrosotenuis cloacae genome and includes:
- a CDS encoding DUF6884 domain-containing protein, coding for MKISVVTACGNKKADIPLPAWQLYNSPRIRAIYNRKGSHDMFILSAEYGLIPAEKIIAPYNRIMDEKRAQELIPYLKEVIKDYDVIVYFKAGARRLYEQCLEKACQESGVKLVSFGFGFMGGINELDSKIRMAEEGKT